In a genomic window of Tissierella sp. Yu-01:
- a CDS encoding DNA translocase FtsK, whose protein sequence is MGVNKKKSRKKSKKVKTVELDNDIIGISILALGIIILFSLFSTRMGIVGQIINGTTFSLMGFGGYFFPFLIFGTGLVFILNRFKQTEYKAIISLIIIFISFLIILDGSNLDDVGLIERIKNGILLSKVNKGGGFIGSLFGFFFYKLFGSIGTYIVLSVLISISILVVSNIKVKDVLTKVTDLKPEIVYKEKPKKSKTIKKEKISPDELLEIPPIQTNVEEGIIINDYTTNESEDISKDQAKIKLNNQQVNEGTNNIETEIKEKQTKLTNLEYKLPPLNLLKSQAYKQDGSDKKDILNNAKIIEETMKNFGIEATISNINKGPTITCYELEPAPGIKLSRIVSLSDNIALSLATSDIRIEAPIPGKAAVGIEVPNKAKDSVMLKEILLSEEFIKINSNLPLALGKDVSGKPIVSSIDKMPHLLIAGATGSGKSVCINTIIMNILYKSSPDDVKLMLIDPKVVELSIYNGIPHLLIPVVTDAKKASFALNWAVTEMERRYKLFAQSSVRDITSYNAKHHDNQEERLPKVVIVIDELADLMMVAAQEIEDYICRLAQMARAAGMYLIVATQRPSVDVITGTIKANIPSRISFAVSSQVDSRTILDMAGAEKLLGKGDMLFFPSFYSKPVRIQGAFISDDEVENVVNYLKEQNESNYDEDIIEVIQNAKEINYQDSDELLPDAIKLVVEEGQASISLIQRKLRVGYARAARIVDEMEERGVIGGYEGSKPRKVLMTKDELEEVEQEI, encoded by the coding sequence TTGGGTGTTAACAAAAAAAAATCGAGAAAAAAATCAAAGAAGGTAAAAACAGTTGAATTGGATAATGATATTATTGGAATTAGTATATTAGCTTTGGGTATTATTATTTTATTTAGCTTATTTAGTACAAGAATGGGAATAGTAGGACAAATTATTAATGGTACTACTTTTTCTCTAATGGGATTTGGAGGTTATTTTTTTCCATTTCTTATATTTGGGACAGGCTTAGTTTTTATATTAAATAGATTTAAACAAACTGAATATAAAGCAATTATATCTTTAATAATAATTTTTATAAGCTTTCTTATAATTTTAGATGGAAGTAATTTAGATGACGTAGGACTTATTGAAAGAATAAAAAATGGTATCCTGCTATCAAAGGTGAATAAAGGAGGAGGATTCATAGGAAGTTTATTTGGATTCTTTTTTTATAAATTGTTTGGTTCTATAGGTACTTATATCGTTTTATCTGTACTAATATCTATTAGTATACTAGTTGTTTCTAACATCAAAGTTAAAGATGTTCTAACCAAAGTAACGGATTTGAAACCTGAGATAGTATATAAAGAAAAACCTAAAAAGAGTAAAACTATAAAAAAAGAGAAAATTTCTCCTGATGAGTTGTTGGAAATACCCCCTATTCAAACAAATGTAGAAGAGGGTATAATTATAAATGATTATACTACAAATGAATCAGAGGATATATCTAAAGATCAAGCAAAAATAAAACTTAATAACCAGCAAGTAAATGAAGGTACAAACAATATAGAGACAGAAATAAAAGAAAAACAAACAAAACTAACTAATCTGGAATATAAACTTCCACCATTAAATTTGCTTAAGTCTCAAGCATATAAGCAAGATGGAAGCGATAAAAAGGATATATTAAACAATGCTAAAATCATTGAAGAAACTATGAAGAATTTTGGTATTGAAGCTACTATCTCAAATATTAATAAGGGTCCTACTATTACATGTTATGAATTAGAGCCAGCTCCAGGAATAAAGCTTAGTAGAATAGTATCCTTATCCGATAATATTGCCTTAAGCCTAGCAACTTCTGATATAAGAATCGAAGCTCCAATTCCTGGCAAGGCTGCAGTAGGTATAGAAGTTCCTAATAAGGCAAAAGATAGTGTTATGCTTAAGGAAATACTTCTATCAGAAGAATTTATAAAAATAAATTCAAATCTTCCTTTAGCTCTTGGAAAGGATGTATCTGGTAAACCTATTGTTTCTAGTATTGATAAAATGCCCCATCTTTTGATTGCTGGTGCTACAGGTTCTGGTAAGAGTGTATGTATAAATACTATAATTATGAACATATTATATAAGTCTTCACCAGATGATGTAAAATTAATGTTAATAGACCCTAAGGTTGTTGAATTAAGTATTTATAATGGGATACCTCATCTATTAATTCCGGTAGTTACAGATGCAAAGAAAGCATCTTTTGCATTAAACTGGGCTGTGACTGAAATGGAAAGACGATATAAACTATTTGCACAAAGTAGTGTGAGGGATATAACATCATACAATGCTAAACATCATGATAATCAGGAAGAAAGACTTCCGAAAGTTGTTATAGTAATTGATGAACTAGCAGACTTGATGATGGTAGCAGCACAGGAAATAGAAGATTATATTTGTAGATTAGCACAAATGGCTAGAGCAGCAGGAATGTATTTAATAGTAGCTACTCAAAGACCGTCAGTTGATGTTATAACAGGTACAATTAAAGCAAACATACCTTCTAGGATATCTTTTGCGGTATCTTCACAAGTAGATTCTAGAACTATATTAGATATGGCAGGTGCAGAGAAATTATTAGGTAAGGGTGATATGTTATTTTTTCCTTCATTTTATTCAAAGCCTGTTAGAATACAAGGTGCATTTATAAGTGATGATGAAGTAGAAAATGTAGTTAATTATCTAAAAGAGCAAAATGAATCTAATTATGATGAAGACATTATTGAAGTAATTCAAAATGCAAAAGAGATAAATTATCAAGATAGTGATGAGTTACTTCCAGATGCAATTAAACTTGTAGTAGAGGAAGGACAAGCATCTATTTCTCTAATTCAAAGGAAGTTAAGAGTTGGATATGCTCGGGCTGCTAGAATTGTGGATGAAATGGAGGAACGCGGAGTTATAGGTGGCTACGAAGGTAGTAAGCCTAGAAAAGTTTTAATGACAAAAGATGAGTTAGAAGAAGTAGAACAGGAAATATAA
- a CDS encoding ATP-dependent Clp protease proteolytic subunit encodes MDYKFSYNIKQNETSKKDNSNNNKDQDTENENIKDFGIPNSIGKNNIQFISLIGEIEGHFVAHSDKKATKYEHIIPILINSQQDPAIEGIFIILNTMGGDVEAGLALSELIHGINKPKVSLVLGGGHSIGVPLATSTDFSVIVPSATMTIHPIRTTGLVINGPQTYRYFQKMQQRINEFILRTSNITEKTLLDLMYASDQLANDIGTILVGNEAVDNGLIDAVGDFSFAISKLKNLIKTNNENQ; translated from the coding sequence ATGGATTATAAGTTTAGTTACAATATTAAACAAAATGAAACTTCAAAAAAAGATAACTCCAATAATAACAAAGATCAGGATACAGAAAATGAAAACATTAAAGATTTTGGTATCCCAAATAGCATCGGTAAAAATAATATTCAATTTATTTCCTTAATTGGGGAAATAGAAGGTCATTTTGTAGCGCACTCAGATAAAAAAGCCACAAAATATGAGCATATTATACCAATACTAATAAATAGTCAACAAGATCCTGCAATAGAAGGTATATTTATCATATTAAATACCATGGGTGGAGATGTAGAAGCAGGATTAGCTTTATCTGAATTAATACATGGAATAAATAAACCAAAAGTGTCTTTAGTACTTGGAGGAGGTCACAGTATAGGGGTACCACTGGCTACATCAACTGACTTTTCTGTTATTGTTCCTTCAGCTACTATGACAATTCACCCAATAAGAACAACAGGCTTAGTCATTAATGGGCCACAAACTTATAGGTATTTTCAAAAAATGCAGCAAAGAATAAACGAATTTATTCTTAGAACTTCAAATATTACCGAAAAAACATTGCTTGATTTAATGTATGCAAGTGATCAATTAGCTAATGATATTGGTACAATACTTGTAGGGAATGAAGCAGTTGATAATGGTTTGATAGATGCAGTTGGAGACTTCTCATTTGCTATATCCAAGCTTAAAAATCTAATTAAAACAAATAATGAAAATCAATAG
- a CDS encoding YlmC/YmxH family sporulation protein — protein MKLSELGVKEVVNLNNGGRLGILADSDLVIDEGSGKIISILVPDRRLSLRIFGVEKNSMDIPWDAIRKIGYDMIIVELDY, from the coding sequence ATGAAATTAAGTGAATTAGGTGTAAAAGAAGTAGTTAACCTAAATAACGGCGGCAGATTAGGAATTTTAGCTGATTCTGATTTAGTTATCGATGAGGGTTCCGGAAAAATTATAAGCATATTAGTACCAGATAGAAGATTATCTCTAAGAATCTTTGGTGTTGAAAAGAATTCTATGGACATACCTTGGGATGCAATAAGAAAAATTGGTTATGATATGATAATTGTAGAATTAGATTATTAA
- the dut gene encoding dUTP diphosphatase — protein MKVRIVNKSHQPLPEYKTNGSSGMDLKAALTVPVVIKPFERALIPTGLFISIPEGFEGQVRGRSGLALNNGITLANGIGTIDSDYRGEIKVILINLGNEDFTVNNGDRIAQLVIIKYERIEFELVETLDDTDRGKGGFGHTGV, from the coding sequence ATGAAAGTTAGGATAGTTAATAAAAGTCATCAACCTTTACCAGAATACAAGACCAACGGCTCTTCTGGAATGGATTTAAAGGCTGCTCTTACGGTCCCTGTTGTCATTAAACCATTTGAAAGAGCACTTATACCTACAGGACTTTTTATTTCAATCCCTGAAGGTTTTGAAGGGCAAGTAAGAGGTAGAAGTGGACTAGCACTTAATAATGGAATTACATTAGCAAATGGAATAGGAACTATCGATAGTGACTATAGAGGAGAAATAAAGGTAATTCTAATAAATTTAGGTAATGAAGATTTCACAGTAAATAATGGAGATAGAATTGCTCAATTGGTTATAATTAAGTATGAAAGAATAGAATTTGAACTAGTTGAAACATTGGATGATACAGATAGAGGTAAAGGTGGATTTGGTCATACTGGTGTTTAA
- a CDS encoding pitrilysin family protein, with protein sequence MYIVDKLDNGIRVVMESIEYVNSVTIGVIIDNGSIKETKSNNGISHFIEHMLFKGTTNRTPKQIAESIDDIGGQLNAFTGKEQTCFYAKVLDQHLPIAIDVLGDMFNNSLFLKDDIEKEKGVIIEEINMYEDSPEDLVFEVLNDIMFENTSLELPILGTQSSIKNLTRENTLEYFHQNYLPEEIIISLAGKFNPKEVVELLNSSFGNFNSASKLKNGKVIQSYEYRNKIKGVEKNIEQLNICIGLEGVDNSSEDIHPILVLNNIFGGSMSSRLFQEIREERGLVYTIDSHLATYNDTGIFNIYAGLNSNYLVEVMELINKEIVNMKKNLISKDELKKSKEQLKGNFILGMEGTFSRMFENAKSLLQNNEIETPQDVLEKIDKVTLDDIERVINIIFNKEKLNIAYVGEIEDKKSTEDKLRKIFEMRCNYES encoded by the coding sequence ATGTACATTGTTGATAAACTTGATAACGGTATTAGAGTAGTCATGGAATCAATTGAATACGTAAATTCTGTTACAATTGGTGTAATAATAGATAATGGATCTATAAAAGAAACTAAATCAAATAATGGAATATCACATTTTATTGAACATATGTTGTTTAAGGGGACTACAAATAGAACCCCTAAACAAATTGCAGAGTCAATAGATGACATTGGGGGGCAACTAAATGCATTTACGGGAAAAGAACAGACGTGTTTTTATGCAAAAGTCCTTGATCAACATTTACCAATAGCTATTGATGTATTAGGTGATATGTTTAATAATTCCTTGTTCTTAAAGGATGATATAGAAAAAGAGAAAGGTGTTATTATTGAAGAAATAAACATGTATGAAGACTCACCAGAGGATTTAGTATTTGAGGTTTTAAACGATATTATGTTTGAAAACACTAGCTTGGAACTCCCAATCTTGGGTACTCAAAGCAGCATTAAGAATTTAACTAGAGAGAACACATTAGAATATTTTCATCAAAATTATTTACCTGAAGAAATCATAATTTCATTAGCGGGCAAATTCAATCCAAAGGAAGTTGTTGAACTTCTTAATTCAAGCTTTGGGAACTTTAACAGTGCAAGCAAATTGAAGAATGGAAAAGTTATTCAATCATATGAGTATAGAAATAAAATAAAAGGTGTGGAGAAAAATATAGAGCAATTAAATATTTGTATTGGATTAGAGGGAGTTGATAATTCATCAGAGGATATTCACCCAATATTAGTTTTAAATAATATATTTGGCGGAAGTATGAGTTCTAGATTATTCCAAGAAATAAGGGAAGAAAGAGGATTGGTATATACAATAGATTCTCATCTAGCTACCTATAATGATACAGGAATATTCAATATTTATGCTGGTTTAAATTCTAATTATCTAGTAGAGGTCATGGAGTTAATAAATAAAGAAATAGTTAATATGAAAAAGAATTTAATTAGTAAAGATGAATTAAAGAAATCCAAGGAACAACTTAAGGGTAATTTTATTTTAGGCATGGAGGGAACATTTAGCAGAATGTTTGAAAATGCAAAGTCTTTATTACAAAATAATGAAATTGAAACCCCTCAAGATGTTTTAGAGAAGATAGATAAAGTCACTTTAGATGACATAGAAAGGGTAATCAATATTATTTTTAATAAAGAAAAACTAAATATTGCCTATGTTGGTGAAATAGAAGATAAGAAATCTACAGAAGATAAATTAAGAAAAATATTTGAGATGAGGTGTAATTATGAAAGTTAG
- a CDS encoding polysaccharide deacetylase family protein, whose amino-acid sequence MRFMIISKKLLIAVCFILILLIIFSIYLTINNKSKEVFYEDIYYKGTKEEKIVAFVCNVDWGNEHINDMLRIFEENDIYISFFLTGRWAKENPDIVKQIHKYNHEIGNHGYNHIDYSQLSYEQNKEEISKANDVIEEIIGIRPNLFGPPSGAFNENTVKAAKDLGSKVIMWSVDTIDWREDSTKELIYKRVTSKIENSSIVLMHPTENTVKALPEIIKYLFENGYKIGTISDVI is encoded by the coding sequence ATGCGATTTATGATTATAAGTAAGAAATTGTTAATAGCAGTGTGCTTTATATTAATTTTACTAATAATCTTTTCAATTTATTTGACGATTAATAATAAAAGCAAAGAAGTATTTTATGAGGATATATACTATAAGGGTACAAAAGAAGAAAAAATTGTAGCATTTGTATGTAATGTGGATTGGGGTAATGAACATATAAATGATATGTTAAGAATATTTGAAGAAAATGATATATATATTTCTTTTTTCCTTACTGGCAGATGGGCAAAAGAAAATCCTGATATAGTAAAACAAATACATAAATATAACCATGAAATTGGAAATCATGGATATAATCATATAGATTATAGTCAATTATCCTATGAGCAAAATAAGGAGGAAATTTCAAAAGCAAACGATGTAATTGAAGAAATAATAGGTATTAGACCAAATTTGTTTGGGCCTCCATCTGGAGCCTTCAATGAAAATACTGTCAAAGCTGCTAAGGATTTAGGAAGTAAAGTAATTATGTGGAGTGTTGACACAATAGATTGGAGAGAAGACAGTACAAAAGAACTAATTTATAAAAGAGTAACTAGTAAAATAGAAAATTCTTCTATTGTCTTAATGCATCCTACTGAAAATACAGTTAAGGCTTTACCAGAAATAATTAAATACCTATTTGAAAATGGATATAAAATTGGTACAATAAGTGATGTAATATGA
- the pnp gene encoding polyribonucleotide nucleotidyltransferase, which yields MESKFIYNLAGRDIIVTIGKVAEQANGSCLVQYGDTVVLATATASKQPREGIDFFPLSVDYEEKLYSVGKIPGGFIKREGRPSEKAILTSRLIDRPIRPLFPDGYRNDVQVITTVLSVDQDSSPEIAAMIGSSIALSISDIPFSGPTGAVHIGLVDGEFIVNPKADEREESEINLTVSGTKDAIMMVEAGANEVTEHTMLEAILTAHEEIKKICDFINDIVKECGKEKTEFKVFEPVPEIASEIKEYGTERLIAAINTVEKQEREEKIAEVSDEITNVFLEKYPEAEKDIAETIENIIKVEVRRLILEEGKRPDNRKPDEIRKITTDVGLLPRTHGSGLFTRGQTQVLTIATLGAKSDVQIIDGLGDDESKRYMHHYNFPPYSVGEARPLRGPGRREIGHGALAERALEPVIPSVDVFPYTIRLVSEVLSSNGSSSQASVCGSTLALLDAGVPIKAPVAGIAMGLIKEKDKVAILSDIQGMEDHLGDMDFKVAGTKDGITAIQMDIKIAGIDRDILVEALERARQGRLFILNKMVETISEPREELSPYAPKIYTMQVNPDKIRDIIGPGGKVINKIIDETGVKIDIDDEGKILIATIDSAGGQRAVEMINNIVKEIEVGEIYLGKVTRITNFGAFVDVFNGKEGLVHISQLANERVAKVEDVVSIGDQIMVKVIEIDNQGRINLSRKACLPEEPKTEE from the coding sequence ATGGAAAGCAAATTCATATATAATCTAGCTGGAAGAGACATAATAGTTACAATTGGAAAAGTTGCGGAGCAAGCCAATGGTTCTTGTTTAGTGCAATATGGAGATACAGTAGTACTAGCTACAGCAACTGCTTCAAAACAACCAAGAGAAGGGATTGATTTCTTCCCATTAAGTGTAGATTATGAAGAAAAGTTATATTCAGTAGGTAAAATTCCAGGGGGTTTTATAAAAAGAGAAGGAAGACCTAGTGAAAAAGCAATATTAACTTCAAGATTAATAGATAGACCTATTAGACCATTATTTCCTGATGGGTATAGAAACGATGTACAAGTTATAACAACTGTACTATCTGTTGATCAAGATAGTAGTCCTGAAATAGCTGCAATGATAGGTTCATCTATTGCACTATCCATATCAGACATACCATTTAGTGGTCCAACTGGTGCCGTTCATATTGGTTTAGTTGATGGAGAGTTTATAGTAAATCCAAAAGCAGATGAAAGAGAAGAATCTGAAATAAACTTAACAGTATCAGGTACTAAGGATGCCATTATGATGGTTGAGGCAGGCGCTAATGAAGTTACTGAGCATACTATGTTAGAAGCAATATTAACAGCTCATGAAGAAATAAAAAAGATATGTGACTTTATAAATGATATTGTAAAAGAGTGTGGTAAGGAAAAAACTGAATTTAAAGTATTTGAGCCAGTTCCTGAGATTGCAAGTGAGATTAAGGAATATGGAACGGAAAGATTAATAGCAGCAATAAATACAGTAGAGAAACAAGAAAGAGAAGAAAAAATAGCTGAAGTTTCTGATGAAATTACAAATGTATTTTTAGAGAAATATCCTGAAGCTGAAAAGGATATTGCAGAAACTATAGAAAATATAATAAAAGTTGAAGTTAGACGTTTAATATTAGAAGAAGGAAAAAGACCTGATAATAGAAAACCTGATGAAATAAGGAAAATAACTACTGATGTAGGACTTCTTCCTCGAACTCATGGATCTGGTTTATTTACAAGAGGTCAAACTCAGGTATTGACTATTGCAACACTTGGAGCAAAGAGTGATGTGCAAATAATTGATGGACTAGGTGATGATGAGTCAAAGAGATACATGCATCATTATAATTTCCCACCATATTCAGTAGGTGAAGCTAGACCATTAAGAGGGCCAGGTAGAAGAGAAATTGGTCATGGTGCTTTAGCTGAACGTGCTTTAGAACCAGTTATTCCATCAGTTGATGTTTTCCCATATACTATTAGATTGGTTTCAGAAGTTTTAAGTTCAAATGGTTCCTCATCACAAGCAAGTGTTTGTGGAAGTACTTTGGCACTATTAGATGCAGGTGTTCCAATAAAAGCTCCTGTTGCAGGTATAGCTATGGGACTTATAAAAGAAAAAGACAAAGTTGCTATACTTTCAGACATTCAAGGAATGGAAGACCATTTAGGAGACATGGATTTTAAAGTTGCAGGAACAAAAGACGGAATTACTGCTATACAAATGGATATTAAAATTGCTGGAATAGATAGAGATATTCTGGTAGAAGCTTTGGAAAGAGCAAGACAAGGTAGATTATTTATTTTAAATAAAATGGTAGAAACTATATCAGAACCTAGAGAAGAACTATCACCATATGCTCCGAAAATCTATACTATGCAAGTAAACCCTGACAAGATTAGAGATATAATTGGACCAGGTGGTAAAGTCATCAATAAGATAATTGACGAAACTGGCGTAAAGATTGACATTGATGATGAAGGTAAAATTCTTATAGCAACTATAGATTCAGCAGGTGGTCAAAGAGCTGTTGAAATGATTAATAATATAGTAAAGGAAATCGAAGTTGGGGAGATCTATTTAGGAAAAGTAACTAGAATTACTAACTTTGGTGCCTTTGTTGATGTATTCAATGGAAAAGAAGGACTTGTTCATATATCACAGCTAGCTAATGAAAGAGTAGCTAAAGTTGAAGATGTAGTTTCCATAGGAGATCAAATAATGGTAAAGGTAATTGAAATTGACAATCAAGGTAGAATAAATCTATCAAGGAAAGCTTGTTTACCTGAAGAACCAAAAACTGAAGAATAA
- the rpsO gene encoding 30S ribosomal protein S15, producing MLTKEIKDQIIDDYKIHEGDTGSPEVQIALLTYRINSLNEHLKEHKKDHHSRRGLLKMVGQRRGLMKYLQNKDIERYRSLIEKLGIRG from the coding sequence ATGTTAACAAAAGAAATTAAAGATCAAATTATCGACGACTATAAGATTCATGAAGGTGATACTGGTTCACCAGAAGTGCAAATAGCACTATTAACTTATAGAATAAATTCTTTAAATGAGCATTTAAAGGAGCATAAAAAGGACCATCATTCAAGAAGAGGTCTATTAAAGATGGTAGGACAAAGAAGAGGTCTTATGAAATATTTACAAAACAAAGATATTGAAAGATATCGTTCTTTAATTGAAAAATTAGGCATCAGAGGTTAA
- a CDS encoding bifunctional riboflavin kinase/FAD synthetase, with protein MEILHIENYTETRFDTAIALGNFDGVHVGHQALIKRMIDKARFTGLRSSILLFENHTKAFLDGTGPALISSSKQKNDLISNLGVETIYAMKFDENVMKLTPEEFIVEILVKRLNVKAIVVGYDYRFGNKASGDSNLLKELGSIYNIDVEILHPVIINDEVVSSTRIRNLIKEGKLEDVKLLLNREYSIKGKVVPGKKIGNKLGFPTANIEPDINYVIPKLGVYSTEVIIDDKKYLSATSVGYNPTFEEATIKIETHIIDFKDDIYNKEIELIFIEYLRNEIKFSTIDSLVEQISIDIAKVKSR; from the coding sequence ATGGAGATATTACATATAGAAAATTACACAGAAACTAGATTTGATACTGCAATTGCTTTAGGAAATTTTGATGGGGTTCACGTTGGTCATCAAGCATTAATAAAGAGAATGATTGATAAAGCTAGATTTACGGGATTAAGAAGCTCTATATTGCTATTTGAAAACCATACTAAAGCTTTTCTTGATGGAACTGGTCCAGCATTAATAAGTTCCAGTAAGCAAAAAAATGATTTAATTAGTAATTTGGGAGTTGAAACTATCTATGCTATGAAATTCGATGAAAATGTTATGAAGTTAACTCCTGAGGAATTCATAGTAGAAATTTTAGTAAAGAGATTAAATGTAAAAGCCATAGTTGTAGGATATGACTATAGATTTGGCAATAAAGCATCAGGAGATAGTAACCTTTTAAAAGAACTTGGTAGTATCTATAATATTGATGTAGAGATTTTACATCCAGTTATTATAAATGACGAGGTTGTTAGTAGTACAAGAATAAGAAATTTGATAAAAGAAGGAAAACTTGAGGATGTTAAATTACTTCTTAATCGGGAGTACTCTATAAAAGGAAAAGTAGTACCGGGCAAAAAAATTGGTAATAAACTTGGATTTCCTACTGCTAATATAGAACCTGATATTAATTATGTTATACCAAAGCTTGGTGTATATAGTACTGAAGTAATTATAGATGATAAGAAATATCTTAGTGCAACAAGTGTTGGATATAATCCAACCTTTGAGGAAGCTACTATAAAAATAGAAACCCACATAATAGATTTCAAAGATGATATTTATAATAAGGAAATAGAACTTATATTTATTGAATATTTACGAAATGAAATTAAATTTTCTACTATAGATTCCTTAGTTGAACAAATTAGTATTGATATAGCAAAGGTAAAATCCAGATGA
- the truB gene encoding tRNA pseudouridine(55) synthase TruB — MDGVINLFKPRGMTSHDAVYVIRKIFKTKKVGHTGTLDPNATGVLPICIGKATRISEYLLGVDKEYIGELTLGFSTDTQDSDGVIINSSKKEVTEKEINDSFNKFKGLIYQIPPMYSALKVDGKKLYELAREGKTIERAPREVNIKESKILNNYNNKEIIFYTKCSRGTYIRTFCDDIGNDLGTYGYMSYLMRVGVGNFKIENSISIEALRNMCERELYSVLTPIDIAISHMEKINLDSDYYKKIINGALVKLDNEYSSLIDLDIRVYCKDKFIGIGKINQFNNENYLKMNKVFIGE; from the coding sequence ATGGACGGAGTTATAAACTTATTTAAACCAAGAGGAATGACATCTCATGATGCAGTTTATGTTATTAGGAAGATATTTAAAACAAAGAAGGTTGGACATACTGGTACATTAGATCCAAATGCTACTGGTGTCCTACCAATATGTATTGGCAAAGCAACAAGAATTTCTGAATATTTATTAGGTGTTGATAAAGAGTATATTGGAGAATTGACTCTTGGATTTTCAACGGACACACAGGATAGTGATGGTGTTATTATCAATTCCTCAAAGAAAGAAGTAACTGAAAAGGAGATAAATGATTCCTTTAATAAATTTAAAGGTCTAATTTATCAAATTCCTCCAATGTATTCGGCTCTAAAAGTTGATGGTAAAAAATTATATGAATTAGCTAGAGAAGGAAAAACTATAGAGCGAGCACCAAGAGAGGTTAATATTAAGGAATCAAAAATATTAAATAACTATAATAATAAAGAAATAATATTTTATACAAAATGTTCAAGGGGAACTTATATTAGAACATTTTGTGACGATATTGGGAATGATTTAGGTACATATGGTTATATGTCTTACTTAATGAGAGTAGGCGTAGGTAATTTTAAAATTGAAAATTCTATAAGCATTGAAGCACTTAGAAATATGTGTGAAAGAGAATTATATAGTGTTTTAACTCCTATAGACATTGCAATAAGCCATATGGAGAAAATTAATCTAGATTCAGATTATTATAAGAAGATAATAAATGGTGCTTTAGTAAAGTTAGATAATGAATATTCAAGTTTAATTGATTTAGATATAAGAGTTTATTGTAAAGATAAATTTATAGGAATAGGTAAGATTAATCAATTTAATAATGAAAATTATCTAAAGATGAATAAAGTTTTTATAGGTGAGTAA